One window of the Phycodurus eques isolate BA_2022a chromosome 7, UOR_Pequ_1.1, whole genome shotgun sequence genome contains the following:
- the mrps23 gene encoding 28S ribosomal protein S23, mitochondrial, which translates to MAGSRLERVGTVFSRVRDLMRSGVIKQTEKPIWYDVYEAFPPKRQPLYVKPLTRSRVKKPDPVPEIFYAEDKIRAKFYDQYGMGLRPFDLSKSNFVSTCQRFVDKYAQLKSQSEMDDSALFEETGKALLAEGIILRRRGAETVSAESRDPVLELKLTAMLAEQQSVGDDSKEMPEEHTTHTQTL; encoded by the exons ATGGCCGGGAGCAGACTTGAGAGGGTTGGAACCGTGTTTTCGCG GGTTCGGGATTTAATGCGCTCTGGAGTGATAAAGCAAACGGAGAAACCAATCTGGTATGATGTGTATGAAGCTTTTCCACCAAAACGCCAACCACTTTATGTAAAACCCCTTACAAGATCCAGGGTCAAGAAACCAGACCCGGTGCCTGAAATTTTCTACGCAGAAGATAAAATTAGAGC AAAATTTTATGACCAATATGGGATGGGTCTTCGGCCTTTTGATCTTTCCAAATCAAACTTTGTCTCAACCTGTCAGAg GTTTGTCGACAAGTATGCACAGTTAAAGAGTCAATCCGAGATGGATGATTCTGCTCTGTTTGAGGAGACCGGAAAGGCTTTACTTGCAGAGGGCATCATACTGAGAAGGAGAGGAGCAGAAACG gTGTCAGCAGAGTCCAGGGATCCAGTGTTGGAGCTAAAGCTCACAGCCATGCTGGCAGAGCAGCAGTCAGTTGGTGATGACAGCAAGGAAATGCCAGAAGAGCatacgacacacacacaaacgttgtAG